The Streptomyces sp. NBC_00670 genome window below encodes:
- a CDS encoding aminotransferase-like domain-containing protein, translated as MHERNSVANLAGTLRAEVKRYSTGEKLPSSRALVERFRVSPVTVSRALAQLAAEGLVVTRPGSGAFRADPRTAPAPSGDTAWQEVALSADPATEHVPRGVDASGVLVSLAAPPAGVIEFNGGYLHPSLQPERAMGAALARAGRRPGAWGRPPMEGLPELREWFARGIGGPVTAADVLVTAGGQSALTTALRALAPPGAPVLVESPTYPGMLAIARAAGLRPVPVPVDADGVKPALLADAFRASGARVLVCQPLFQNPTGAVLAPERRAEVLRLARAAGAFVVEDDFVRRLVHEDAGPLPPPLAAEDPDGVVVHVGSLTKVTSPSFRVSALAARGPVLERLRAIHVVETFFVPRPLQEAALELVGAPAWPRHLRAVSAELRIRREAMTAALRRDLPALALPHVPSGGYHLWLRLPDGADESALVAAALRTGVALTPGRPYFSAEPPAAHLRLSFAAVAGTAEITEGVRRLRAACADVFTASLFG; from the coding sequence ATGCACGAGCGTAACAGCGTCGCCAACCTGGCCGGAACCCTCCGCGCGGAGGTGAAGCGCTACTCCACAGGAGAGAAGCTGCCGTCCAGCAGGGCCCTCGTCGAGCGGTTCCGGGTCAGCCCGGTGACCGTCTCCCGCGCGCTGGCGCAGCTCGCCGCCGAGGGCCTGGTCGTCACCCGCCCCGGCTCCGGCGCGTTCCGCGCGGACCCCCGCACGGCGCCCGCCCCGTCCGGCGACACCGCCTGGCAGGAGGTCGCGCTCAGCGCCGATCCGGCCACCGAGCACGTGCCCCGCGGCGTCGACGCCTCCGGCGTGCTCGTCTCGCTCGCCGCCCCGCCCGCCGGGGTGATCGAGTTCAACGGCGGCTATCTGCACCCCTCGCTCCAGCCGGAGCGGGCGATGGGAGCCGCGCTCGCCCGGGCCGGCCGCCGCCCGGGCGCCTGGGGCCGGCCGCCCATGGAGGGGCTGCCGGAGCTGCGTGAATGGTTCGCGCGCGGCATCGGCGGCCCGGTCACCGCCGCCGACGTGCTGGTCACCGCCGGCGGCCAGTCCGCGCTCACCACCGCGCTGCGCGCGCTCGCCCCGCCCGGCGCCCCGGTCCTGGTGGAGTCGCCCACCTACCCAGGCATGCTGGCGATCGCCCGCGCCGCCGGGCTGCGCCCGGTCCCCGTGCCGGTCGACGCCGACGGCGTCAAGCCCGCCCTGCTCGCCGACGCCTTCCGGGCGAGCGGCGCCCGGGTCCTCGTCTGCCAGCCGCTGTTCCAGAACCCGACCGGCGCGGTACTGGCGCCGGAGCGCCGGGCCGAGGTGTTGCGGCTCGCGCGCGCCGCCGGGGCGTTCGTCGTCGAGGACGACTTCGTACGGCGGCTGGTGCACGAGGACGCGGGGCCGCTGCCGCCGCCGCTCGCCGCCGAGGACCCGGACGGCGTGGTGGTGCACGTCGGCTCGCTGACCAAGGTGACCTCGCCCAGCTTCCGGGTGAGCGCGCTGGCCGCCCGGGGTCCCGTCCTGGAGCGGCTGCGGGCCATCCACGTCGTCGAGACGTTCTTCGTGCCACGCCCGCTGCAGGAGGCCGCCCTCGAACTGGTCGGGGCGCCCGCCTGGCCGCGCCATCTGCGGGCGGTCTCCGCCGAGTTGCGCATCCGCCGGGAGGCGATGACCGCCGCGCTCCGCCGTGACCTGCCCGCACTCGCCCTGCCCCATGTGCCGTCCGGCGGCTACCACCTCTGGCTGCGGCTGCCCGACGGCGCCGACGAGTCCGCGCTGGTCGCCGCCGCCCTGCGCACCGGCGTCGCGCTCACCCCCGGCCGCCCCTACTTCAGCGCGGAACCCCCCGCCGCCCATCTGCGGCTCAGCTTCGCGGCGGTCGCGGGCACCGCCGAGATCACCGAGGGCGTACGGCGGCTGCGGGCGGCCTGTGCCGACGTCTTCACCGCCTCCCTTTTCGGGTGA
- a CDS encoding DMT family transporter: protein MRAESSAIQGRAIAVDEAGPGPGVVPGAGAGPRSGAGSGTNSGSGPRGPRGSRTGAVQAGLGVVAFSLTFPATAWGLESFGPWSLVAVRSVLAAVLAGGCLLALRVPVPPRRHWSGIAVVACGVVVGFPLLTTLALRTSTTAHAAVVVGLLPLTTALFSALRVGSRPSRSFWVAACAGAAAVIAFTVGQSGGALTGADAYLFGALVVCAAGYTEGGRLAREMPGWQVIGWALVLCLPVSLPGAWVALAYEPVVWDRHGVAGVLWVAVGSQFLGLVVWYRGMAAVGIPRASQLQLAQPLLTLVWSVLLGERLTWAAPVTAVAVLVCIAVTQRARA, encoded by the coding sequence ATGAGAGCCGAGAGTAGCGCTATTCAAGGTCGTGCGATAGCGGTTGATGAGGCGGGGCCGGGTCCCGGGGTGGTGCCGGGTGCTGGGGCGGGGCCGCGTTCCGGTGCCGGGTCCGGGACGAATTCCGGGAGCGGTCCCCGGGGCCCCCGGGGTTCCCGGACGGGCGCCGTCCAGGCCGGGCTCGGCGTCGTCGCCTTCTCCCTCACGTTTCCCGCCACGGCCTGGGGGCTGGAGTCGTTCGGCCCCTGGTCGCTCGTGGCCGTGCGCAGCGTGCTGGCGGCGGTGCTCGCGGGCGGATGCCTGCTGGCACTGCGGGTACCGGTGCCGCCGCGCCGGCACTGGAGCGGGATCGCGGTGGTGGCCTGCGGGGTCGTCGTCGGGTTCCCGCTGCTCACCACGTTGGCGCTGCGGACCTCGACGACCGCGCACGCGGCCGTGGTGGTCGGGCTGCTGCCGCTGACCACCGCGCTGTTCTCGGCGCTGCGGGTGGGGTCCCGGCCGTCACGGTCCTTCTGGGTCGCCGCGTGCGCGGGGGCGGCTGCGGTGATCGCGTTCACGGTGGGGCAGAGCGGGGGCGCGCTGACGGGGGCGGACGCGTATCTGTTCGGGGCGCTGGTGGTGTGTGCGGCCGGGTACACCGAGGGCGGCCGGCTGGCCCGGGAGATGCCGGGGTGGCAGGTGATCGGGTGGGCGCTGGTGCTCTGTCTGCCGGTGTCCCTGCCGGGGGCCTGGGTGGCGCTGGCGTACGAACCGGTGGTGTGGGACCGGCACGGGGTGGCGGGGGTGCTGTGGGTCGCGGTGGGGTCGCAGTTCCTGGGGCTGGTGGTCTGGTACCGGGGGATGGCGGCGGTCGGCATCCCCCGGGCGAGTCAGTTGCAGCTGGCGCAGCCGTTGCTGACGCTGGTGTGGTCGGTGCTGCTGGGTGAGCGGCTGACGTGGGCCGCGCCGGTGACGGCGGTGGCGGTGCTGGTCTGCATCGCGGTCACGCAACGGGCACGGGCCTGA
- a CDS encoding histidine phosphatase family protein, whose amino-acid sequence MHVRVTFVAAARNASLLAERFEDDRPLDQAAWDQVLHVAGQLLPLAAAELRYCSPTPRSRATGDALGYAPLVQLALRDCDMGRWRGLTLGEAMAREPQSVDAWLADPRAAPHGGESLLSFISRVGGWLDTRPAEEGCRIVAVAEPSVVRAALVYALKAPPATYWNLDVHPLSTTTLTGRAGYWNLRFDGVATQPLRA is encoded by the coding sequence ATGCACGTTCGGGTCACGTTCGTCGCCGCCGCACGCAACGCCTCGCTGCTCGCCGAACGTTTCGAGGACGACCGACCGCTCGACCAGGCGGCCTGGGACCAAGTGCTGCACGTGGCCGGGCAGTTGCTCCCGCTCGCCGCCGCCGAACTGCGCTACTGCTCGCCGACCCCGCGCAGCCGTGCCACCGGCGACGCCCTGGGCTACGCCCCTCTGGTGCAACTCGCCCTGCGCGACTGCGACATGGGCCGCTGGCGCGGACTCACCCTCGGCGAGGCCATGGCCCGCGAGCCGCAGTCGGTGGACGCCTGGCTCGCCGACCCGCGCGCCGCCCCGCACGGCGGCGAGTCCCTGCTGTCGTTCATCTCCCGGGTCGGCGGCTGGCTGGACACCCGGCCCGCCGAGGAGGGCTGCCGCATCGTCGCCGTCGCCGAGCCCTCGGTCGTCCGCGCGGCCCTGGTCTACGCGCTGAAGGCGCCCCCGGCCACGTACTGGAACCTCGACGTCCATCCGCTGTCGACGACCACCCTGACCGGCCGCGCCGGCTACTGGAACCTCCGCTTCGACGGCGTCGCGACCCAGCCGCTCCGGGCCTGA
- a CDS encoding 3-hydroxybutyryl-CoA dehydrogenase, with the protein MTDIERVGVVGCGQMGAGIAEVCARAGLEVRVAETTGEALEIGRTRLYNSLTKAAERGKISAEELESTQARLSFTTDLGEFADRDLVIEAVVENEQVKTEIFQVLDQVVTRPDAILASNTSSIPLVKLAVATSRPDHVIGIHFFNPAPVQKLVELIPALTTSEGTLGRAQLFAEKVLGKHAIRAQDRSGFVVNALLIPYLLSAIRMFESGIASREDIDNGMEMGCAHPMGPLKLSDLIGLDTVASVADSMYQEYKEPLYAAPPLLQRMVDAGRLGRKTGSGFYTYA; encoded by the coding sequence GTGACCGACATCGAACGCGTCGGAGTGGTGGGCTGCGGCCAGATGGGTGCCGGTATCGCGGAGGTGTGCGCCCGGGCAGGCCTGGAGGTGCGGGTCGCCGAGACCACCGGCGAGGCCCTGGAGATCGGCCGAACCCGGCTGTACAACTCGCTGACCAAGGCGGCCGAGCGCGGCAAGATCAGTGCGGAGGAGCTGGAGTCGACGCAGGCGCGGCTGAGCTTCACCACCGATCTGGGCGAGTTCGCCGACCGCGACCTGGTGATCGAGGCGGTCGTCGAGAACGAGCAGGTGAAGACGGAGATCTTCCAGGTGCTCGACCAGGTGGTGACCCGCCCCGACGCGATCCTCGCCTCCAACACCTCCTCGATCCCGCTGGTGAAGCTGGCGGTCGCCACCTCGCGCCCCGACCATGTGATCGGCATCCACTTCTTCAACCCGGCCCCGGTGCAGAAGCTCGTCGAGCTGATCCCCGCGCTCACCACCTCCGAGGGCACGCTCGGCCGCGCCCAGCTCTTCGCCGAGAAGGTCCTCGGCAAGCACGCGATCCGGGCCCAGGACCGCTCCGGCTTCGTGGTGAACGCGCTGCTGATCCCGTATCTGCTCTCCGCGATCCGGATGTTCGAGTCGGGCATCGCCAGCCGTGAGGACATCGACAACGGCATGGAGATGGGCTGCGCCCACCCGATGGGCCCGCTGAAACTGTCCGACCTGATCGGCCTGGACACGGTCGCCTCGGTGGCCGACAGCATGTACCAGGAGTACAAGGAGCCCCTGTACGCCGCTCCCCCGCTGCTCCAGCGCATGGTCGACGCGGGCCGCCTGGGCCGCAAGACCGGCTCGGGGTTCTACACGTACGCCTGA
- a CDS encoding DUF6314 family protein produces MRGEFWPVPDVLAYLAGEWRVERSARDLSGGEEGRFTGTTGFGPLDGGGLLHEEAGTFVWQGVARPATRTLRFLPGSGGAGTADVRFADGRPFHDLDLSTGRYVADHPCAADFYRGEFTVRDRDHWRTVWRVGGPAKDLVLTTDYARVG; encoded by the coding sequence GTGAGGGGCGAGTTCTGGCCGGTGCCGGACGTACTGGCGTATCTGGCCGGGGAGTGGCGGGTCGAGCGGTCGGCGCGGGACCTGTCCGGCGGCGAGGAGGGCCGGTTCACCGGGACGACGGGGTTCGGGCCGCTCGACGGCGGCGGGCTGCTGCACGAGGAGGCCGGGACGTTCGTCTGGCAGGGCGTGGCCCGGCCGGCGACGCGGACGCTGCGGTTCCTGCCGGGCAGCGGCGGGGCGGGCACGGCGGACGTGCGGTTCGCGGACGGGCGCCCCTTTCACGACCTGGACCTGAGCACCGGGCGGTACGTCGCCGACCACCCCTGCGCGGCCGACTTCTACCGGGGCGAGTTCACCGTGCGGGACCGGGACCACTGGCGGACGGTGTGGCGGGTGGGCGGCCCGGCGAAGGACCTGGTGCTGACGACCGACTACGCCCGGGTGGGCTGA
- a CDS encoding glycoside hydrolase family 10 protein, with product MGRLSRRAFAMAALTSLVVAGDAAAIDRAGDGRGRRGGTNRMRGMWLATVSNRDYPTRPGLTAAQQRAELLTHLDIAAERKLNAVFFQIRPTADALWPSPYEPWSEYLTGTQGQDPGWDPLGTAVQEAHARGLELHAWCNPYRVANHTDPSRLVASHPARRHPDWVVPYGGKLYYNPGLPEVRAFVQDAMLDAVRRYRVDGVHFDDYFYPYPVAGQTFDDDTAYAAHGDGFPDRAAWRRDNIDKLILETAARIRKVRPAARFGISPFGVWRNDATDPRGSATRAGVQTYDDLYADTRKWVREGWIDYLCPQVYWNIGFPAADYAELVPWWSAVAKGTGVELYIGEALYKAGDPAQPEAWQDPAELSRHLTFAAEYPQVTGHVFFSAKEVGADPIGAMTEVVEDHYDRVARPGRRPVH from the coding sequence ATGGGACGGTTGTCACGGCGGGCGTTCGCCATGGCCGCGCTGACGTCACTGGTGGTCGCGGGCGACGCGGCGGCCATCGACCGGGCCGGCGACGGCCGGGGCAGGCGCGGCGGGACCAATCGGATGCGCGGCATGTGGCTCGCGACCGTTTCCAACCGCGACTACCCCACCCGGCCCGGACTGACCGCGGCCCAGCAGCGGGCCGAACTCCTGACGCACCTGGACATCGCCGCCGAGCGGAAACTGAACGCCGTCTTCTTCCAGATCCGCCCCACCGCCGACGCGCTGTGGCCCTCGCCGTACGAACCCTGGTCGGAGTATCTGACCGGCACGCAGGGCCAGGACCCCGGCTGGGACCCGCTGGGCACGGCCGTGCAGGAGGCCCACGCCCGCGGGCTCGAACTGCACGCCTGGTGCAACCCGTACCGCGTCGCCAACCACACCGACCCGAGCCGGCTGGTGGCGAGCCACCCCGCCCGCCGCCACCCCGACTGGGTCGTGCCCTACGGCGGCAAGCTCTACTACAACCCCGGGCTGCCCGAGGTCCGGGCCTTCGTCCAGGACGCCATGCTCGACGCGGTGCGCCGCTACCGGGTCGACGGCGTCCACTTCGACGACTACTTCTACCCGTACCCGGTGGCCGGCCAGACCTTCGACGACGACACGGCGTACGCGGCGCACGGCGACGGCTTCCCCGACCGGGCCGCCTGGCGCCGCGACAACATCGACAAGCTGATCCTCGAGACCGCCGCCCGCATCCGCAAGGTGCGGCCCGCCGCGCGCTTCGGCATCAGCCCCTTCGGCGTCTGGCGCAACGACGCCACGGATCCGCGCGGCTCGGCCACGCGGGCGGGTGTGCAGACGTACGACGACCTGTACGCGGACACGCGGAAATGGGTGCGCGAGGGGTGGATCGACTACCTCTGCCCGCAGGTCTACTGGAACATCGGCTTCCCGGCGGCCGACTACGCGGAACTGGTGCCGTGGTGGTCGGCGGTGGCCAAGGGCACGGGCGTGGAGCTGTACATCGGCGAGGCCCTGTACAAGGCGGGCGACCCCGCCCAGCCGGAGGCCTGGCAGGACCCGGCCGAACTCTCCCGCCACCTCACGTTCGCGGCGGAGTACCCCCAGGTGACGGGCCACGTGTTCTTCTCCGCCAAGGAGGTCGGCGCGGACCCGATCGGCGCGATGACGGAAGTGGTCGAGGACCACTACGACCGGGTGGCGCGCCCGGGGCGGCGCCCGGTGCACTGA
- a CDS encoding nuclear transport factor 2 family protein → MDTKSVVEAYLATWNAEGEQRAKLLAGHWAPDVTYTDPLAEVTGHAGLAALIDGVHGQFPGFVFTSVGEPDAHHGQLRFRWGLGPEGAEPVVIGFDVLVLDGGGRIRDVRGFLDKVPAGA, encoded by the coding sequence ATGGACACCAAGAGCGTCGTCGAGGCGTACCTGGCCACCTGGAACGCCGAGGGCGAGCAGCGGGCGAAACTCCTCGCCGGGCACTGGGCACCCGACGTGACGTACACCGACCCGCTGGCCGAGGTGACCGGCCATGCCGGGCTCGCCGCCCTGATCGACGGGGTGCACGGACAGTTCCCCGGCTTCGTGTTCACGTCCGTCGGCGAGCCCGACGCCCACCACGGCCAGCTGCGGTTCCGCTGGGGGCTGGGGCCCGAGGGCGCCGAGCCGGTGGTGATCGGCTTCGACGTCCTGGTCCTGGATGGCGGGGGCCGCATCCGCGACGTCCGCGGCTTCCTCGACAAGGTGCCCGCCGGCGCCTGA
- a CDS encoding helix-turn-helix domain-containing protein, protein MTTATDTREVGPLLRSWRERRRFSQQELSNRSSVSTRHLSRVETGRAHPTPEMILHLADHLDVPLRERNRLLLAGGYAPQYRDRGLDDASLAPVMEGLRGLLDAHLPYPALLLDDYWDVVDSNAGVDTLLAGCAPELLEPPVNVVRLCLHPGGLAPRIGNFAEWASHLYHQLAHRAERTHDPRHLALADEAGHHLAGTRRTAPPGSPVLTLELTTDEGAPSRFFSTSARLTTPTDAALEGLHMETFLPADAATRRRFG, encoded by the coding sequence ATGACCACGGCCACGGACACCCGCGAGGTCGGCCCGCTGCTGCGCAGTTGGCGGGAACGCCGCCGCTTCAGCCAGCAGGAGCTGTCGAACCGCTCCTCGGTCTCCACCCGGCACCTCAGCCGTGTGGAGACCGGTCGCGCGCATCCGACACCGGAGATGATCCTTCACCTCGCGGACCACCTCGACGTCCCGCTGCGCGAGCGGAACCGGCTCCTGCTGGCGGGCGGGTACGCGCCCCAGTACCGGGACCGCGGCCTGGACGACGCCTCGCTCGCCCCGGTCATGGAGGGGCTGCGGGGGCTGCTCGACGCGCATCTGCCCTACCCGGCGCTGCTGCTGGACGACTACTGGGACGTCGTCGACTCCAACGCCGGCGTCGACACGCTCCTCGCGGGCTGCGCACCGGAGCTGCTCGAACCCCCGGTCAACGTGGTCCGGCTGTGTCTGCACCCCGGCGGTCTGGCGCCGCGGATCGGCAACTTCGCCGAGTGGGCCTCGCACCTGTACCACCAGCTCGCCCACCGCGCCGAACGCACCCACGACCCGCGTCACCTCGCCCTCGCCGACGAGGCCGGGCACCACCTCGCCGGTACCCGCCGGACCGCTCCGCCCGGCAGCCCCGTCCTCACCCTGGAACTCACCACGGACGAGGGCGCACCCTCGCGTTTCTTCAGCACCTCGGCCCGGCTCACCACTCCCACCGACGCCGCCCTGGAGGGCCTGCACATGGAGACCTTCCTGCCGGCCGACGCGGCCACCCGACGGCGGTTCGGCTGA
- a CDS encoding transcriptional regulator produces MQPNTLLDAILDEAGVSHAGLAAHVNQAGRARGLALRYEHTAVARWLKGQRPRGQVPDLICEVLAARLHRPVTLDDIGLGLPGGPGDQAAPHPAGHSTLSGFVERATALWRSDEQQRPHVLGAPAVTGTPAVMPVWEWENPPEDTDVSRGGRHHVSLADIELLRTARGHYEQMYRKAGGVATRARIVGFLNAEAAPLLRGGYTDATGRQLHRATGGLVAIAGICAYDSDAHGLAQRYFHQALRLAKASGDRGLGAYVIALLVNQSLFLREYRQAVAFAEAALRAAGKTITPALASDLYAMQAKAYAHLGDGSGALSCIRRAEAAAEHIRRGREPDETGYVQPGLVNVQVAEALLSLGDLTAAGRHAAAAVGTPAHDRGRVHRLAMLSHIELRRGNADKAAATAVEMTEAARGMESQRLRDRLRAVREHLVRSGCAGTAEAAALIDGALRVPL; encoded by the coding sequence ATGCAGCCCAACACTCTGCTCGACGCGATCCTCGACGAGGCGGGCGTCTCGCACGCCGGCCTCGCCGCCCACGTCAACCAGGCCGGCCGCGCCCGCGGCCTGGCCCTGCGGTACGAACACACCGCCGTCGCCCGGTGGTTGAAGGGGCAGCGCCCGCGCGGCCAGGTCCCCGACCTGATCTGCGAGGTGCTCGCCGCCCGGCTGCACCGCCCGGTGACGCTGGACGACATCGGGCTCGGCCTCCCCGGCGGACCCGGCGACCAGGCCGCCCCGCACCCGGCCGGTCACTCCACCCTCTCCGGCTTCGTCGAGCGGGCCACCGCCCTGTGGCGCTCCGACGAGCAGCAGCGCCCGCACGTCCTGGGCGCCCCCGCCGTCACCGGCACGCCCGCCGTGATGCCGGTGTGGGAGTGGGAGAACCCGCCCGAGGACACCGACGTCTCGCGCGGCGGCCGGCACCACGTCAGCCTCGCCGACATCGAACTGCTGCGCACCGCCCGGGGCCACTACGAGCAGATGTACCGCAAGGCCGGCGGTGTCGCGACCCGCGCCCGCATCGTCGGCTTCCTCAACGCGGAGGCGGCCCCGTTGCTGCGCGGCGGCTACACCGACGCCACCGGGCGCCAACTGCACCGCGCCACCGGCGGGCTGGTGGCGATCGCCGGGATCTGCGCGTACGACTCCGACGCCCACGGGCTGGCCCAGCGCTACTTCCACCAGGCGCTGCGGCTGGCGAAGGCGAGCGGGGACCGGGGGCTGGGCGCGTACGTGATCGCGCTGCTCGTCAACCAGTCGCTGTTCCTGCGGGAGTACCGGCAGGCCGTCGCCTTCGCCGAGGCCGCGCTGCGCGCCGCGGGGAAGACGATCACCCCCGCGCTCGCCTCCGACCTGTACGCGATGCAGGCCAAGGCGTACGCGCACCTCGGCGACGGCAGCGGCGCGCTGTCCTGCATCCGGCGGGCCGAGGCGGCCGCCGAGCACATCCGGCGCGGCCGGGAACCGGACGAGACCGGGTACGTCCAGCCCGGTCTGGTCAACGTCCAGGTGGCGGAGGCGCTGCTGAGCCTCGGCGACCTCACGGCGGCCGGGCGGCACGCGGCCGCGGCGGTCGGCACCCCGGCGCACGACCGCGGCCGGGTGCACCGGCTGGCCATGCTGAGCCATATCGAGCTGCGCCGCGGCAACGCCGACAAGGCGGCCGCGACGGCCGTGGAGATGACGGAGGCCGCGCGCGGCATGGAGTCCCAGCGGCTGCGCGACCGGCTCCGCGCGGTCCGTGAGCATCTGGTCCGCAGCGGCTGCGCGGGCACGGCCGAGGCCGCCGCCCTCATCGACGGCGCCCTGCGCGTACCGCTGTAG
- a CDS encoding NUDIX domain-containing protein: protein MQWTKENEQTVYENRWFRVNLADVVLPDGRHLDHFLIRLRPVAVATVVNEANEVLLLWRHRFITDSWGWELAAGVVEDGEDIAAAAARELEEETGWRPGPLRHLMSVEPSNGLTDARHHVYWTDEGAYTGHPVDDFESDRREWVPLKLVPDLVARGEVPAANMAAALLLLHHLRLGQDTRP, encoded by the coding sequence GTGCAGTGGACGAAAGAGAACGAACAAACTGTGTATGAAAACCGCTGGTTCCGCGTCAACCTGGCGGACGTCGTCCTCCCGGACGGCCGGCACCTGGACCACTTCCTCATCCGGCTGCGGCCCGTCGCCGTGGCCACGGTGGTCAACGAGGCGAACGAGGTGCTGCTGCTGTGGCGGCACCGTTTCATCACCGACAGCTGGGGGTGGGAGCTCGCGGCGGGGGTCGTCGAGGACGGCGAGGACATCGCCGCGGCCGCCGCCCGGGAACTGGAGGAGGAGACCGGCTGGCGGCCGGGACCGCTGCGGCACCTGATGAGCGTCGAGCCGTCCAACGGGCTCACCGACGCCCGCCACCACGTCTACTGGACGGACGAGGGCGCCTACACGGGCCATCCCGTGGACGACTTCGAGTCCGACCGCAGGGAGTGGGTGCCCCTCAAGCTCGTCCCCGACCTGGTCGCCCGCGGCGAGGTCCCGGCCGCCAACATGGCGGCCGCGTTACTGCTCCTGCATCACCTCCGGCTCGGTCAGGACACGCGGCCCTGA